In the genome of Pseudomonas sp. HS6, one region contains:
- a CDS encoding glycerophosphodiester phosphodiesterase has protein sequence MPATFTKSALLLSLMLGLGQAHAAAQPSPVAFAASEGIPHPAVIAHRGASFDAPESTAASYKLARDLGADYLEMDLQRSKDGVLFALHDNNLQRTTDVASKFPDRKDSPANAFTMAELKTLDAGSWYNKAYPDRARPSYAGLKILTLDEIIDIAQANPQHKPGLYIETKEPQLFPGIEHDLKEKLQARGLLIPAGAKQPKDATSVGAGNGKVILQTFEKNSLELLQKEMPQVPKILLLWVGEGSIEPKSKVTFAESGEKDKNTFYGKQEPKSEAEFKQWIDYAKAQGAIGTGPSAKLTHGGDQSYSDLVQPWMNKYTHDKGMLVHVYTVDEPVDYEKVMAAGVDGIFTNRASELLKFYKRPAAASVDQVLKNNGF, from the coding sequence ATGCCCGCCACGTTTACCAAAAGCGCTCTGCTGCTGAGCCTGATGCTCGGCCTCGGCCAGGCCCACGCTGCCGCCCAGCCAAGCCCTGTTGCATTCGCTGCCTCCGAGGGCATTCCGCACCCGGCGGTGATCGCCCACCGTGGCGCGTCCTTCGATGCACCGGAATCCACCGCAGCCTCCTACAAGCTGGCCCGCGACCTCGGCGCCGACTACCTGGAAATGGACCTACAGCGCAGCAAGGACGGCGTGCTGTTCGCCCTGCACGACAACAACCTGCAACGCACCACCGACGTCGCCAGCAAGTTCCCGGATCGCAAGGACAGCCCGGCCAACGCCTTCACCATGGCCGAACTGAAAACCCTGGATGCCGGCAGCTGGTACAACAAAGCCTACCCGGATCGCGCGCGTCCGTCCTACGCCGGCCTGAAGATTCTGACCCTGGACGAAATCATCGACATCGCCCAGGCCAACCCGCAGCACAAGCCGGGCCTGTACATCGAGACCAAGGAACCGCAACTGTTCCCTGGCATCGAGCACGACCTGAAGGAAAAACTCCAGGCCCGTGGTTTGCTGATCCCGGCCGGCGCCAAACAGCCAAAAGACGCCACCAGCGTCGGTGCAGGCAACGGCAAAGTGATCCTGCAAACCTTCGAGAAAAACAGCCTTGAGCTGCTGCAAAAGGAAATGCCGCAGGTGCCGAAGATCTTGTTGCTGTGGGTCGGTGAAGGCAGCATCGAGCCGAAATCGAAAGTGACCTTTGCCGAATCCGGCGAGAAGGACAAGAACACGTTCTACGGCAAGCAAGAGCCGAAATCCGAAGCTGAATTCAAGCAATGGATAGACTACGCCAAGGCTCAGGGCGCCATCGGTACAGGCCCTTCGGCCAAACTGACTCACGGCGGCGATCAGAGCTATTCGGATCTGGTTCAGCCATGGATGAACAAATACACCCACGACAAGGGAATGCTGGTGCACGTCTACACCGTCGATGAGCCGGTGGACTACGAGAAAGTCATGGCTGCCGGCGTCGATGGCATCTTTACCAACCGCGCCAGCGAGCTGCTGAAGTTCTACAAACGCCCGGCCGCCGCCAGTGTGGATCAGGTGTTGAAGAACAACGGTTTCTGA
- a CDS encoding DUF2025 family protein produces MRITSQLICQAADDLKGFVGLNRKTGQYIVRFSEDSFGMDVADDGIIPASEFVWSPATEQTMTLKRELIQLLLDQHIDDRINITEPLRVYMSKREVPEIEAVRSLVKG; encoded by the coding sequence ATGCGCATCACATCCCAACTCATCTGCCAGGCGGCCGACGACCTCAAGGGTTTTGTCGGCCTCAACCGCAAGACCGGCCAGTACATCGTGCGTTTCAGCGAAGACTCGTTTGGCATGGACGTGGCCGATGACGGCATCATTCCCGCCAGCGAATTTGTCTGGTCACCGGCCACCGAGCAAACCATGACCCTCAAGCGCGAACTGATCCAGTTGCTGCTCGATCAGCACATCGATGACCGGATCAACATCACCGAACCGTTGCGGGTTTACATGAGCAAGCGTGAAGTGCCGGAGATTGAGGCGGTGCGCAGTCTGGTGAAGGGCTGA
- a CDS encoding antibiotic biosynthesis monooxygenase, with protein sequence MKSNTECFAVIFTSTRTDGDNGYAEASERMMQLVGEQPGFLGIDSIRGADGVGITVSYWESEAAILAWREHPEHRVIQARGRAEWYSAFHTRVCRVEREYRFGQ encoded by the coding sequence ATGAAATCGAACACTGAATGTTTCGCCGTGATCTTCACCTCGACCCGCACCGACGGAGACAACGGCTACGCCGAAGCCTCCGAGCGCATGATGCAATTGGTGGGCGAGCAACCGGGGTTTCTCGGCATCGATTCGATCCGGGGCGCGGACGGGGTGGGGATTACGGTTTCGTACTGGGAGAGCGAGGCGGCGATTCTGGCTTGGCGTGAGCATCCGGAGCACCGCGTGATTCAGGCGCGTGGGCGGGCGGAGTGGTATTCGGCGTTTCATACACGGGTGTGTCGGGTTGAGCGGGAATATCGGTTCGGCCAGTGA
- a CDS encoding CTP synthase: MESRALRIALIGDYDPQVTAHQAIPVALGLAAEHIRRPVNFEWLATDGIHVDTPFDGFDGFWCVPASPYKSEAGALRAIRFAREQQRPFLGTCGGFQHAVLEFSRNVLGWADAEHGETSPGSSRAVLTPLTCSLVEAVDSIHLVPGSLIAKAYETSEIREGYRCRFGVNPQFERELLTHDLHAVGHDSAGDLRAIELKNHVFFVATLFQPERAALKGLLPPLVRAFVEACSEQRR, translated from the coding sequence ATGGAATCCAGAGCACTGCGCATCGCCCTGATCGGTGACTACGACCCGCAAGTCACCGCCCACCAAGCCATCCCCGTTGCCCTTGGGCTGGCGGCGGAACACATTCGCCGTCCCGTAAATTTCGAGTGGCTGGCCACGGACGGGATTCACGTCGATACACCGTTCGATGGTTTCGACGGTTTCTGGTGTGTCCCGGCCAGCCCTTACAAGAGTGAAGCTGGCGCGTTGCGGGCCATTCGTTTTGCGCGCGAACAGCAGCGACCGTTCCTCGGCACCTGTGGCGGTTTTCAACATGCCGTGCTGGAGTTTTCCCGCAACGTGCTCGGATGGGCCGATGCCGAGCATGGCGAAACATCGCCCGGGTCCAGCCGTGCGGTGCTCACGCCGCTGACCTGCTCGCTGGTGGAAGCGGTGGACAGCATTCACCTGGTGCCCGGTTCGTTGATCGCCAAGGCGTACGAAACATCCGAGATTCGTGAAGGTTATCGCTGCCGTTTTGGTGTGAATCCGCAGTTCGAACGGGAATTGCTGACCCATGACCTGCACGCCGTGGGCCACGATTCGGCCGGCGATCTGCGCGCCATCGAACTGAAAAACCATGTGTTCTTTGTCGCGACGTTGTTCCAGCCGGAACGTGCCGCGCTCAAAGGTTTATTGCCACCACTGGTGCGGGCGTTTGTAGAAGCCTGCTCGGAGCAACGTCGATGA
- a CDS encoding LysR family transcriptional regulator: MLMDDAHYRLAFTHSIWAFPQVINAATHYRLDFPDLALILALVRGGSLARASQLLKVDVSTVFRAVRRLEAALGQQLFEKSRAGYLPTSLAQTLAEQAERAEQALEAARIGVEQGGEVVSGTVRLTCTDSVLQGLLLPALAQFMPNYPALTIELSTSNDFANLSRRDADIALRLTRTPPEHLVGRELAKIAYRVCASERYLQNVEEADLTTLTWIAPDDFLPDHPTVVWRRQHLPGVTPGYRCNSMLSVTELVRAGLGVAALPDFLITEGLRALSEPLHGYDTALWLLTRPDCRALRSVVTLFDELGRALRLP, translated from the coding sequence TTGTTGATGGATGATGCTCACTATAGATTGGCGTTCACGCACTCAATATGGGCATTTCCCCAAGTGATCAATGCAGCGACGCACTATCGACTCGACTTCCCGGACCTGGCGCTGATTCTCGCCCTGGTGCGCGGCGGCTCTCTGGCCCGGGCCTCGCAGCTGTTGAAGGTCGATGTGTCGACGGTGTTTCGCGCCGTGCGCAGGCTCGAAGCCGCGCTGGGTCAGCAACTGTTCGAAAAAAGCCGAGCGGGTTACCTGCCCACCAGTCTTGCGCAGACTCTGGCGGAACAGGCAGAACGCGCCGAACAGGCACTGGAAGCGGCGCGCATCGGCGTGGAGCAGGGCGGCGAAGTGGTCAGCGGCACGGTGCGCCTGACCTGTACCGATTCGGTGCTGCAAGGTCTGCTGCTGCCGGCGCTGGCGCAGTTCATGCCGAACTACCCGGCGCTGACCATCGAGTTGAGCACCTCCAACGATTTCGCCAACCTCAGCCGCCGCGATGCCGACATCGCCCTGCGCCTGACGCGCACACCACCGGAGCATCTGGTCGGACGGGAACTGGCGAAAATTGCCTACCGGGTCTGCGCCAGTGAACGTTATCTACAAAATGTTGAAGAGGCCGATCTGACCACGCTGACCTGGATCGCTCCGGACGATTTCCTGCCCGATCACCCGACCGTCGTCTGGCGTCGCCAGCACTTGCCGGGCGTGACGCCGGGTTACCGCTGCAACAGCATGCTGTCGGTGACAGAGCTGGTGCGCGCCGGGCTCGGCGTCGCGGCGTTGCCGGACTTTCTGATTACCGAAGGCCTGCGAGCCTTGAGCGAACCGCTGCACGGTTATGACACCGCGCTGTGGTTGCTGACCCGCCCGGACTGTCGCGCGTTGCGCTCGGTGGTCACGCTGTTCGATGAACTCGGGCGGGCGCTGCGTTTGCCGTGA
- a CDS encoding DUF1003 domain-containing protein: MTTEKTESPAAATVDHLRFHRPHAHLNTTFGNDKFALRAEAFARFFGTPTFLGAQTLIVVLWVCLNIFGVTTFDVYPFILLNLAFSLQSAYAAPLILLAQTRQAARDKAQSDADAQHREALAVANSERQVQAAKNTAQLLELLEQNTRLTEMTKNLTERIEGLTRELHDHMRQNPQS; the protein is encoded by the coding sequence ATGACCACCGAAAAAACCGAATCCCCCGCCGCTGCCACTGTCGATCACCTGCGCTTCCACCGCCCCCACGCCCACCTCAACACAACCTTCGGCAACGACAAGTTCGCCTTGCGGGCCGAGGCGTTCGCGCGGTTCTTCGGTACGCCGACTTTCCTCGGCGCGCAAACCCTGATCGTGGTGCTGTGGGTGTGCCTCAACATCTTTGGCGTGACGACCTTCGACGTCTATCCGTTCATCCTGTTGAACCTGGCGTTCAGCCTGCAATCGGCCTACGCCGCACCGCTGATTCTGCTGGCCCAGACCCGTCAGGCCGCACGGGACAAGGCGCAATCGGACGCCGACGCGCAGCACCGCGAAGCCTTGGCCGTGGCCAATTCCGAGCGTCAGGTGCAGGCGGCAAAGAACACCGCGCAGTTGCTTGAGCTGCTGGAGCAGAACACCCGGCTCACCGAAATGACCAAGAACCTGACCGAGCGCATCGAAGGCCTGACCCGCGAGTTGCACGATCACATGCGCCAGAACCCGCAATCCTGA
- a CDS encoding PAS domain-containing methyl-accepting chemotaxis protein: MFFNRHKSVIDDLQHTITEQSGLLEAINRSMAVIEFDLDAVVLRANDNFLKTMGYTAEQVIGQSHRQFCPPDFARSSQYTELWSKLKNGQFQSGTFERVDSQGRPIWLEASYNPIKDASGRVVKVVKYAMDVTAKVQQESEANAKLQAIDRAMAVIEFDLNGNVLTANQNFLTRMGYTLAELKGKHHRLFCTAELVSSSEYQDFWRRLNQGELFHGQFERVDKRGQTVWLEANYNPVYDAAGRLCKVVKFASDVTARVEQHEQDARSASAAYHISVATRKVAEQGTQVIQQTASEMREIADDIAESSNLIAQLGERSEQITTIVNTIRAIADQTNLLALNAAIEAARAGEQGRGFAVVADEVRQLAARTSGSTAEISNMIGLIQSETRQAIKSMDGTRGRAAQGVELADQAGTVILQIRDGASEAVDAVSMFANERTPG; this comes from the coding sequence ATGTTTTTCAATCGCCACAAGTCCGTCATCGACGACCTGCAACACACCATCACCGAGCAATCCGGTTTGCTCGAAGCTATCAATCGCTCCATGGCGGTGATCGAGTTCGATCTCGACGCAGTGGTATTGCGCGCCAACGACAACTTCCTCAAGACCATGGGCTACACCGCCGAACAGGTGATTGGCCAGTCGCACCGCCAGTTTTGCCCACCCGATTTTGCCCGCAGCAGCCAGTACACCGAGCTTTGGTCGAAGTTGAAAAACGGTCAATTCCAGTCCGGCACCTTCGAACGCGTCGACAGCCAGGGCCGGCCGATCTGGCTCGAAGCCAGTTACAACCCGATCAAGGATGCTTCGGGCCGCGTGGTGAAAGTGGTCAAGTACGCCATGGACGTCACCGCCAAGGTGCAGCAGGAAAGTGAAGCCAACGCCAAGTTGCAGGCCATCGACCGGGCCATGGCGGTGATTGAGTTCGACCTCAATGGCAATGTCCTTACAGCCAATCAGAATTTTCTGACGCGCATGGGTTACACGCTTGCCGAACTCAAAGGCAAACATCACCGCTTGTTCTGCACCGCAGAGCTGGTCAGCAGCAGCGAGTATCAGGATTTCTGGCGCCGGCTCAATCAGGGTGAGTTGTTTCACGGGCAGTTCGAACGCGTCGACAAACGCGGGCAAACCGTCTGGCTGGAGGCCAACTACAACCCGGTCTACGACGCCGCCGGCCGGCTGTGCAAAGTGGTGAAATTCGCCTCGGACGTCACCGCCCGGGTCGAGCAGCACGAGCAGGATGCGCGCAGCGCCAGCGCCGCCTATCACATCTCTGTCGCCACCCGAAAAGTCGCCGAGCAAGGCACGCAAGTGATCCAGCAAACGGCCAGCGAAATGCGCGAAATCGCCGACGACATCGCTGAATCTTCGAACCTGATCGCACAGCTCGGCGAACGCTCCGAGCAGATCACCACCATCGTCAACACCATCCGTGCGATTGCCGATCAGACCAATCTGCTGGCCCTGAACGCCGCGATCGAAGCGGCCCGTGCCGGCGAGCAAGGTCGCGGTTTTGCCGTGGTGGCCGATGAAGTGCGGCAACTGGCGGCACGTACCAGCGGTTCGACGGCGGAGATTTCCAACATGATCGGCCTGATCCAGAGCGAAACCCGCCAGGCGATCAAAAGCATGGACGGCACCCGTGGGCGCGCGGCGCAAGGTGTCGAGCTAGCAGATCAGGCCGGGACGGTGATTCTGCAGATTCGCGACGGCGCCAGCGAAGCCGTGGACGCGGTGAGCATGTTTGCCAACGAGCGTACGCCGGGATAA
- a CDS encoding diguanylate cyclase encodes MDNQRGKGLSFARRIYLPRAIGLGVGLFSVGAALYPLNMPAWLWALLLFNGFLWPHVAYQWSTRSAFPYRAERRNLLYDSVFGGFWTACFQFNPLTAVTILSMMTMNNVAAGGRRLFLLGALAQVIGVLLGWSVFGVKFNLTTTQTQVWACLPMLTLYPLALGMVCYQLAIKLAEHKRTLSALSRTDSLTGLLNHGAWKDLLHLKFQQCRDHNSQATLALIDIDHFKVINDSYGHIVGDAVLQQLSRKLKSVLDESELAGRYGGDEFCVILPNLPLSKAEALMEQLRQALHQYRHPEVPELRVSLSIGLARFQLTYADALDWLDDADKALYTAKHTGRNTISVALSRSSA; translated from the coding sequence ATGGATAACCAACGCGGCAAAGGCTTGTCATTCGCCAGACGCATTTACCTGCCACGTGCCATCGGTTTGGGCGTCGGTCTTTTCAGTGTCGGCGCCGCTCTGTATCCATTGAACATGCCGGCCTGGCTCTGGGCGCTGCTGCTGTTCAATGGTTTTCTCTGGCCCCACGTCGCCTATCAATGGTCAACTCGCTCGGCCTTTCCCTACCGCGCCGAACGTCGCAACCTGCTTTATGACTCGGTGTTCGGTGGTTTCTGGACCGCGTGTTTCCAGTTCAACCCGCTGACCGCCGTGACCATTCTGTCGATGATGACCATGAACAATGTGGCCGCCGGTGGCCGGCGGCTGTTCCTGCTCGGCGCCCTCGCCCAGGTGATCGGCGTGCTGTTGGGCTGGTCGGTATTCGGGGTCAAGTTCAACCTGACCACCACGCAGACCCAAGTCTGGGCCTGCCTGCCGATGCTGACCCTTTATCCGCTCGCACTGGGGATGGTCTGTTACCAACTGGCGATCAAACTGGCCGAACACAAACGCACCTTGAGCGCCCTCAGCCGCACCGACAGCCTGACCGGCCTGCTCAACCACGGTGCCTGGAAAGACCTGCTGCACCTCAAGTTCCAGCAGTGCCGCGACCACAACAGCCAAGCCACGCTGGCACTGATCGACATCGATCATTTCAAGGTGATCAACGACAGTTACGGGCACATCGTCGGCGACGCAGTGCTGCAACAACTGAGTCGCAAACTGAAATCCGTGCTGGATGAAAGTGAGCTGGCCGGTCGTTACGGCGGCGACGAGTTCTGCGTGATCCTGCCCAACCTGCCGCTGAGCAAAGCTGAGGCCTTGATGGAGCAACTGCGCCAGGCTCTGCATCAATACCGCCATCCCGAGGTGCCCGAGTTGCGCGTCAGCCTGAGCATTGGGCTGGCGCGTTTTCAACTGACCTACGCGGATGCACTCGACTGGCTGGATGACGCCGACAAAGCGTTGTACACCGCCAAGCACACGGGCCGTAACACGATCAGCGTAGCGTTGAGCCGGTCCAGCGCCTGA
- a CDS encoding TetR/AcrR family transcriptional regulator — MTAPTRLTDRKREAIILAAITEFRANGFEVTSMDKIAATAGVSKRTVYNHFPSKEELFAEILNQLWARISTEQAVSYLPDQPLRDQLRTMLLAKLQMMADDNFMNLARVAIAAAIHSPERAQNMVARMGEREESVTVWIRAAQADGRLKPVDPEFAAHQVQGLLKSFAFWPQISMGQPALDNASQNAVVESALDMFLACYQP, encoded by the coding sequence ATGACAGCTCCAACGCGCCTTACCGACCGCAAACGCGAAGCCATCATCCTGGCGGCCATTACTGAATTCCGCGCCAACGGTTTCGAAGTCACCAGCATGGACAAGATTGCGGCCACCGCCGGGGTGTCGAAGCGTACGGTGTACAACCATTTTCCGAGCAAGGAAGAGCTGTTCGCCGAAATTCTCAACCAGTTGTGGGCACGGATCAGCACCGAGCAAGCCGTGTCGTATCTGCCCGATCAGCCGTTGCGCGATCAACTGCGAACGATGCTGCTGGCCAAGTTGCAGATGATGGCGGACGACAATTTCATGAATCTGGCACGTGTCGCCATTGCCGCCGCGATCCACTCGCCCGAACGCGCACAGAATATGGTGGCGCGCATGGGCGAACGTGAGGAAAGCGTGACCGTGTGGATTCGCGCGGCTCAGGCGGACGGTCGATTGAAACCGGTCGATCCGGAGTTCGCCGCGCATCAGGTACAGGGCCTGCTCAAATCCTTCGCCTTCTGGCCGCAGATTTCCATGGGCCAACCGGCGCTCGACAACGCATCGCAAAATGCCGTGGTCGAGTCGGCGCTGGATATGTTCCTGGCCTGCTATCAGCCCTAG
- a CDS encoding MBL fold metallo-hydrolase translates to MAKSISSAVSPVPEASRQAEGTFRNHAPVQREGVRKMLRIMWNMIFHKPRNTRPASAIPVQPLTRADLIAAPNHSVYRLGHSTLLLKLQDKFWITDPVFAERASPVQWAGPKRFHQPPISIDELPPIEAVILSHNHYDHLDYEAVLKLADKVNVFLTPLGVGDTLVKWGIDASKVRQFDWWQGTEVAGIRFIATPSQHFSGRGLFDGNQTLWASWVIIDGDTRIFFSGDSGYFDGFKRIGEQYGPFDLTLMETGAYNVEWPHVHMQPEETLQAHIDLKGRWLLPIHNGTFDLAMHAWHEPFDRILALAWERSVSITTPQMGEAFNLAQPQRGNAWWLAVEGESEAVVQGA, encoded by the coding sequence ATGGCCAAATCAATTTCTTCCGCGGTCAGTCCTGTACCTGAAGCTTCGCGCCAGGCCGAAGGGACTTTCCGCAATCACGCTCCAGTGCAACGCGAAGGTGTGCGAAAGATGCTGCGCATCATGTGGAACATGATCTTTCACAAACCGCGCAACACCCGCCCGGCGTCGGCCATTCCCGTGCAGCCTTTGACCCGCGCCGACCTGATCGCTGCGCCGAATCACAGCGTCTATCGTCTCGGTCACTCGACCCTGCTGCTGAAACTGCAAGACAAGTTCTGGATCACCGACCCGGTGTTCGCCGAGCGCGCCTCGCCCGTGCAATGGGCCGGCCCGAAACGCTTCCACCAGCCGCCGATCAGCATCGACGAGTTGCCACCAATTGAAGCCGTGATCCTGTCGCACAACCACTACGACCACCTCGACTACGAAGCAGTGTTGAAACTCGCGGACAAGGTCAATGTGTTCCTGACCCCGCTGGGCGTCGGTGACACGCTGGTGAAATGGGGCATCGATGCCAGCAAGGTCCGCCAGTTCGACTGGTGGCAGGGCACCGAAGTCGCCGGCATCCGCTTCATCGCCACCCCGTCGCAACACTTCTCCGGCCGTGGCCTGTTTGACGGCAACCAGACCCTTTGGGCTTCGTGGGTCATCATCGATGGCGATACACGAATCTTCTTCAGCGGCGACAGCGGCTACTTCGATGGCTTCAAGCGCATCGGCGAACAATACGGCCCGTTTGACCTGACCCTGATGGAAACCGGCGCCTACAACGTCGAATGGCCCCACGTGCACATGCAACCGGAAGAAACCCTGCAAGCCCACATCGACCTTAAGGGCCGCTGGTTACTCCCGATCCACAACGGCACGTTCGACCTGGCGATGCATGCCTGGCATGAACCCTTTGACCGCATTCTTGCACTGGCCTGGGAGCGCAGTGTTTCCATTACCACTCCGCAAATGGGCGAGGCGTTCAACCTGGCACAGCCGCAACGCGGGAATGCGTGGTGGTTGGCGGTTGAAGGGGAGAGTGAGGCGGTGGTGCAAGGGGCGTAG
- a CDS encoding helix-turn-helix domain-containing protein: MNEIEESSGNVYQDLGLPNASEMQVKSQLAAKIGEIIKARHLTQSQASEILGLSQPKLSEMLRGKFRGISEAKMMECLSHLGRDVQIVVKSAPRSRKEGRIEVVFA, translated from the coding sequence ATGAATGAAATCGAAGAAAGCAGCGGAAACGTCTATCAAGACCTTGGCTTGCCAAACGCCAGTGAAATGCAGGTCAAGTCACAGCTTGCCGCAAAGATTGGCGAAATCATCAAAGCGCGTCATCTCACTCAATCTCAAGCATCTGAAATCTTGGGGCTCTCACAACCCAAGCTATCCGAAATGCTGAGAGGGAAATTCCGCGGCATCAGTGAAGCCAAGATGATGGAATGCCTTTCTCATCTTGGGCGAGATGTCCAAATTGTTGTCAAGTCGGCCCCTCGCTCACGCAAAGAGGGCCGAATTGAAGTGGTGTTTGCATAA
- a CDS encoding type II toxin-antitoxin system RelE/ParE family toxin, with product MSTRKPLLWVSSSKKDLKQMPTDVQDVFGHALDLAQSGLKHPDAKPLKGFGGAGVLELIEDFDTNTYRAVYTVRFGNAIYVLHCFQKKSTTGIKTAQCDVDLIRKRLQAAQDHAKGT from the coding sequence ATGAGTACAAGGAAGCCACTCCTGTGGGTTAGCAGTAGCAAGAAAGATCTGAAGCAGATGCCCACAGATGTACAGGATGTTTTTGGTCACGCACTGGATTTGGCCCAAAGCGGTCTCAAACATCCAGATGCAAAACCTCTGAAGGGGTTTGGAGGCGCGGGTGTCCTCGAGTTGATTGAGGACTTTGATACGAATACCTACCGCGCCGTTTACACGGTCCGTTTTGGCAATGCGATTTACGTCTTGCATTGTTTTCAGAAGAAGTCGACCACCGGTATAAAAACCGCGCAGTGCGATGTCGATCTGATCCGAAAGAGACTTCAAGCCGCTCAGGATCACGCGAAAGGAACATAG
- a CDS encoding XRE family transcriptional regulator — MASSAMNLILERIALFQFTPTHCAQARGMLGWSVEQLSREAGVSVNDIQRFEAQQEVADSARLALTYRFEAQGLVFFPGFTPGRGGNVRGAMPDSVSHGDYAMAD; from the coding sequence ATGGCCTCTTCAGCGATGAATCTCATCCTCGAACGTATCGCCCTTTTCCAGTTCACCCCGACCCACTGCGCCCAGGCCCGAGGGATGTTGGGCTGGAGCGTGGAACAACTGTCGCGGGAGGCAGGGGTTTCGGTCAATGACATCCAACGGTTCGAAGCGCAGCAGGAAGTGGCGGATTCGGCGCGGCTGGCGTTGACCTATCGGTTTGAGGCGCAGGGGCTGGTGTTCTTTCCGGGGTTTACGCCGGGGCGTGGGGGGAATGTCAGAGGTGCTATGCCGGATTCAGTGAGTCATGGAGATTATGCGATGGCTGACTGA
- a CDS encoding helix-turn-helix domain-containing protein: MRNVSINLLDDTPRPVVAIGTDYPHGYLLPRHTHRRAQLLYGATGVMQVSTHDGNWVVPPQRAVWIPPGVAHEVLMLGVSTRSLYIEPGAVDLGERCQVISVSPLMRHLLMDAVELPLTYDQTGRDGVLIDLLLHELVRSAPLPLHIPLPSDGRLLELCQTFLHQPNAHQSPQQWADQLHVSLRTFNRLFRQQTGLSFSQWRQRACVVLALARLAAGEAVTRIALDFGYDSPAAFSTMFRRILGQAPSVWLEAAN; the protein is encoded by the coding sequence ATGCGCAATGTTTCGATCAATCTGCTGGATGACACGCCGCGCCCTGTGGTGGCGATCGGTACGGATTATCCCCACGGCTATCTGTTGCCACGTCATACACATCGGCGGGCGCAATTGTTGTATGGCGCGACCGGGGTGATGCAGGTCAGCACGCATGACGGCAACTGGGTGGTGCCGCCGCAGCGGGCAGTGTGGATTCCGCCGGGGGTGGCGCATGAGGTGTTGATGCTGGGGGTCAGCACTCGCAGTTTGTATATCGAGCCGGGGGCGGTGGATCTGGGTGAGCGCTGCCAGGTGATCAGCGTGTCGCCGTTGATGCGGCACTTGCTGATGGACGCCGTGGAGTTGCCGCTGACGTATGACCAGACCGGACGCGACGGTGTGCTAATCGATTTGCTGCTGCATGAATTGGTGCGTAGCGCACCGCTGCCGTTGCATATCCCGCTGCCGTCTGACGGAAGACTGCTCGAACTGTGTCAGACCTTTCTGCATCAGCCGAATGCCCATCAATCGCCCCAGCAATGGGCCGATCAGCTGCACGTAAGCTTACGCACCTTCAACAGACTGTTTCGTCAGCAGACCGGCCTGAGTTTCAGCCAATGGCGCCAGCGCGCCTGCGTGGTGTTGGCGCTGGCACGGCTGGCGGCGGGTGAAGCGGTGACGCGGATTGCCCTGGATTTCGGCTATGACAGCCCGGCGGCGTTCTCGACGATGTTCCGTCGGATCCTCGGTCAGGCACCGTCCGTCTGGTTGGAGGCGGCGAACTAG